The Raphanus sativus cultivar WK10039 chromosome 6, ASM80110v3, whole genome shotgun sequence sequence GGTGGTAAGCCCGTTAGTGGCGGAAAGGGGTTTGCGGATGATCAGGGAACCGCTGGTTTATCCAAGAAACCGAACAAAGACATCCTCGAGCATGACCGTAAGCGTCAGATCCATCTCAAGCTCGCTGTGCTCGAAGACGAGCTCTCGGACCAGGGCTTCTCTGATGCGGAGATTGCTGAGAGGCTTGAGGAAGCGAGGTTGAAGTTTGAAGCTGCTACTGCTGCTGGTGGTTCTGAGGAGAGTGATGCGAAGATATCTGATACGCAGACGCATCAGGTTGCTGCGAGGAAGGAGAAGCAGATGGAAGCGTTTCGAGCTGCGCTTGGCTTGACTGATCAGGAGCAGGCTGAGGAAGGGATGATTGAGGAGGAGGAGCCGACGGGGGTTGTGAAAGAGAGGCGGGAACATTCGTTTTTGGACCGTGGTAGTGGGAGGAAGAGAGATGAGGATGTGGAGGTGAAGGATGGTAAGGTTAAGGAGAGCAAGAAGCAGGGTGGTGATGAAGTGAAACgtcagaagaagaaagagagcaaGAAGAGAAGACATGATGATGACTCGTCTGAGTCTGATGGTAAGGGTCGTGACCGCAGAAGGCGGTCGAAGAAGAAGGCTAAGGGGCGTAAACAAGAGAGTGACAGTGAAAGTGACTCAAGCAGCGCTGATTCTGACTCTGGCAGTGACAGtggagagaagaggagaaggaaGCCTACAAAGAAACGAGGTAGAAGCAGAAGAAGTGTTTCTTCTGAATCTGAATCTGAAGCTGAGAGTGATGACAGCCTGAAGCTTCGGAAGTCACACAAAAAGAGTCGGCCCTCCAACCAAACTGTTTCGAAAGATTCAAGGGACAAACCTGACGAAGGAAGAAGTGGGCGAAAGAGGCATGATTCTGATGTTAGCGAGCCTGAGTCTGAGGATGAGAAACAACAACTGcggaagaaagaagaagcttaCCGTAGTGGACAAAAGCAGAAAAGAGATGAGGAAGACCTGGAGTCTAATCTCAAGGACATGCGTAGAGGTGGCAAGAAAGCTGCAAGAGACTCTGATGACAGTGAGGCCGAGTATGGGAACAACAAGAAACAGTTGCGCAGTAAAGTAGAAGTTTACAGTGGAGGAATGAGCAAGAAGAGGGACGAAGAAGAGACCCTGCCCAAGCATGACAAGGACACCTATAGGAGTGATTCTCGTAGCAAGCAAGTTGCAGGAGACTCTTCTGATGACAGTGAGGCTGAGTATGAAAATAGGAGGAAGCTGAAGGATGACAGTTACCAAAGAGGAAGGAAGCAGATAAGAGAGGAGGACCACGGTCACCATGGAAGGGACAGGTATAGAAGCGATGATGCTGGTCAGAGACGTGGAACAGTTAAGGATGTTGATGATAGGTATAGAGGTCAAGCCAGCGAGGAAGAGGATGACAGTGACA is a genomic window containing:
- the LOC108812844 gene encoding lisH domain-containing protein C1711.05, which gives rise to MYNGIGLQTARGSGTNGYVQTNKFFVRPRNGGKPVSGGKGFADDQGTAGLSKKPNKDILEHDRKRQIHLKLAVLEDELSDQGFSDAEIAERLEEARLKFEAATAAGGSEESDAKISDTQTHQVAARKEKQMEAFRAALGLTDQEQAEEGMIEEEEPTGVVKERREHSFLDRGSGRKRDEDVEVKDGKVKESKKQGGDEVKRQKKKESKKRRHDDDSSESDGKGRDRRRRSKKKAKGRKQESDSESDSSSADSDSGSDSGEKRRRKPTKKRGRSRRSVSSESESEAESDDSLKLRKSHKKSRPSNQTVSKDSRDKPDEGRSGRKRHDSDVSEPESEDEKQQLRKKEEAYRSGQKQKRDEEDLESNLKDMRRGGKKAARDSDDSEAEYGNNKKQLRSKVEVYSGGMSKKRDEEETLPKHDKDTYRSDSRSKQVAGDSSDDSEAEYENRRKLKDDSYQRGRKQIREEDHGHHGRDRYRSDDAGQRRGTVKDVDDRYRGQASEEEDDSDRDRYRQRREVVRKDDEEYKRGRDRYRGDKEDRYRDDVAAGKRHVTGKEDEDDERVNREREYSNKGRSHYDGRSSEKRSSYGDRD